AGCCGACAATTCTTCACTCTCTCTCCCTTTGGAAGAGGGCCGGGGTGAGGGTGCTGTGTCCGCACCACCCTTTCGCTTCACCACTGCCGCCGAATTGGCCGCACGCAGCGCCTCAGCAGCCCCGGGCCAAGCAGCACCATCCCTGCCAAGCATTTCGCCGGAAGTGTTCCACCAGGGCATGGTCGTGCGCCATCCGCATTACGGCCTGGGAAAAATCGTGGCCCTCTCCGGCAGCGGCCTAAAGCGCAAAGCCACGGTCATGTTCGCCTCCAGTGCCGGCGAAAAACGTTTTTTGCTGGCTCATAGCCCGCTATGCCCGGCCTCTTTATAAAGCCGCGACCGTTGGTCGCGCTCGGGGGCTACGGATAACTGACATCAGGCCCCGGCGATTTGACCTTATTTCCCCACAACTTCACTTCGGCAATGTCCGACGTGTCGTCAAAGGTTCCCACGCCAATGCGGCCCGACGTGAACGTTTTGTCGTGGGCCGTCATCAGCGGCTTGTCGGCGTCGGTAAACGGTGCGTCGTCTTCGTGAAAATATGCTTCAATCAGCCCGCTGTCGATATTGCGAACAATTTTCAATCGGTGCCAGGTGGTTTTATCTCCCCATTTCACGCCGGTCGAAAGATGATCCTTATCGGTAATCGCCGCCCGATCGGCGTTGTTCACAATGAATACCTGGTCGGCGTGCGGATCGCCCGTCACTGGGGCAAAGTGCACATAATAAAAATGCGACGGGTCCTGGTAGCCAAACAGCAAACACGCATCGCGGTGCGGATATTCACGGGCAGTTTCCCGCATTTTCACTTCCAGCACAAAATTAGCCACCGTGATGTCTTTGAGCAGGGCCACATCCCACGGGCTGCGATGCGGCAGCTTTTTCGTGAGATCGGTCACTTTGAAACTGCTGAAGGCTTTGCCGCCGCCTTCCAAATCGATCATTTTCCAGGCCTCCGGGCTGGCCGGCTGCCAACGGTCGGCGCCATTGGCGAAGTTTTCATCCAACAAGAGCGGCAAATCGGTCGGGGCGGCAGTGCTCTTGGCACTCGCTTGATCGGCCGCTCGGAGAGACTGCACGAAAACAAATCCCACGGTCACGCACAGGCCCACACCAATGAATCTCGCAATCCGCAAATTGTTAGCGTGCATGGTCATTCCTGATTTTGAAATTTGCCTGTTTTTGAAAATTCGAAGGTGAAGCCCACACTGGAATTGGTTTCCTTGTCCACGTGGAACGAAATGCTGTGCTCCCCACGGCGAGCAGTCCCAACAGCATGAGGATCGCCGAGCTTGGTTCGGGCACTTGCGAAACCAAAAACAAGTTACCCCCTTCTTGATCGAGCGTAAAGCCAGTGGTGATTGCTGCAAAACTGCCCGTTATGCCGGCGGCGGAAGCAATTTGCCAACGATCGCCCACCTGCGGTTGGAAGCCGTTGAATAATTCTACATCAAGCGTTCCGCCCAACGTGAGCAGGCTGTCGATGGTCAGCGAATCGCTCAGGGTGTGGCTGCCCAATTCAATTTCCAGCGATCCACTTTGCAGCGTTAAATTGCCCAGCACGTGAGTTTGGCCAATATGCACTCCCGGCACAAACACATTGCTGGCATTGAAGCCGCCCAAAGTGTCGCCGGGCGCTAATACGCCGCCTTGGTTGACCAGATCAAACGCCACCGCATCGGCATGCAGCTTTCCGCCGGTGAAGAAAAACTGACCGGCCGCCCCTTTCGTCAACAGCGGCGTGCTTAACTCTCCGCCGCTCAGCCGCAACGTTCCTTGCGACGTGGGAGTGTTTCCGATGACCACGCCGCTTTCCACTTTCAGCCAGCCGCCGCTGATATCCATCTCGGCAACATTGCCTGCACTGGTCGCCAAACGCACTACATTGGCATGCTGGCCGACGCTGGTAATAGTGCACACGCCGGAGTTGATTTGCGCTTCGTCATAGCGCGACGGCTGCCACAAAATATTCCAACTCGTGCTCAGTTCAAATCGACCACCCGCGGGATTGAACACCAACGGCTGGGGAGCCGGCCACTCGCCCAGTTCGTTAATGTACTCTTCCAGATTCGTGTAACCGTCGCTGTCGAAATCGCCATTGTTGTCGGCCACGTTCGGATTCAATCCGTGTGCAGCTTCCCAAGCATCGGGCATGCCGTCCCCATCGGAATCGAAATTCGCCGACCGAATCATGGCGCCCGTGCCCCCAACGCCGCCATTGGTCACCGAACGCAGAGCCAACAGTGCGTTCCAATCCGTGCCGTGCGTGGGATCGTTGAAGGCTGTAATTTTGCCCGTGCCGGTGCGCACTTCGTTGACCAAGCGGGCATCAATCGAATTGCGATTGTTCCAATTCGCGCCCGCGTAATTCAGCACGTTTTGGTATGCGGCGGTCGCGCTGTCGGTCACGCCATACACAGGAACTGCGTACGGGTTGGCCTGCAGCGTGGAATTGGTGAAATCGGCAGCGGTGGTGGTGACGCCGTCGTTGGCATCGCCGTCTTTATTGGTGTCTTTCAAATTTCCCGACTGGTACACGCCGGTCACGCTGGCACTGGACCCGTTAAAAATGCTCGTGCCCCCGGCCTTGCTGATAATGGTAGTGCCAGAGTTATCATCGCCGCCTGGTCCGGCCAGATAAAAATTGCCCACAAAGTTGTTGGAACTTGGCTGCCCAGAAGCGCCGGTGCCGGCGGTATCGTACCAATTGTAAATGACGTTGTTGCGAATATCGTTGATGGCGCCCACGCCAGAAGTGAGTTTCGAGGTCTCAGTTCCCACTCGCACCAACCGTCCTTTTTGCTGCGCATATAAATTGTGCAAAATGCTGGTTTTGGCATTCGTGCCCGGCTGCCACAGCGAACCTAACGCATGGCCAGTGTACGTGCCCGGATTTTCGGCATCGGCCTGTGGATAATTCTGCCCCTGCGAAATATCGCTGTACTGCACGGTCACGTTGTTGGCAAATTCGTCGGCTGAGATTCCCTCATCCGTGGAGAAGACGGTCGAAACGTGATCGATAATCACGTTATTGGCGTGAATGTTCATGCCGTCGAAAACATACGAATCGGCGTAGCCCGTGGTGGAGTTAAGCGATCGCGTCCCATATCCCGGCGCGATGACCACGTTGCGGATAATGGAATTGTTGCCGTTGGCTTTCAGTCCGCCCCCCATAATCGTAATTCCGCCCGGTGCGGTCTGTCCGGCCAGCGTAACATTCGAGCCAATCGACATAGGATCTTCGGTATCCCAGCCTTCGGTATCGGTCGGATTGCGACCCAGCCAGATGGTGCCGCCGACATCAAACACAATGGTCCGCGGAATGACGTTGCCGCCACTGTCTTTGAAGTTGGCGTCGTTCAGGCCGTACCGCAACGTGCCGACGCCGGAATCGCTGAATTTGGTATCGAGCTTGGTGACGTGATACACAATTCCGCCGCGGCCGCCAGAAGCCAGGGCCCCTGCTCCATCAGCGCCCGGAAAAGCCAACAATTGAGCGCGCACTGGTCTCGCGGAAAATGCAACCAATGCGCACACGGCAAGTGCCAGCCCGGCCAGAATGGTATGTACGCATTGAGAGCGCGTATAAGTGCCCATGCCTCTTCCGTTGCCTCTGTTTTTCCCCACTTGCCGTCGCGGCGCTTCAAAATGCGCGGTCTGGCCGGTCTCTGAAACCGACCACTATCATAGTGTGGCCGGCGAGGAAAATGCAACTCACACGCTGAACTTAATGTTCAGAATATCTCCCTCCTGCACGACGTAATCTTTTGGCTCTTGTCGCACCAGCCCTTGGGCTTTGATTTCGCGCTCGCTGCCCAGGCGGATTAAATCTTCGCTGCGCATGACTTCGGCCCGAATGAAGCCGCGAGCCAAATCGGTGTGAATGTTTTCGGCCGCTTCCAAGGCGGCGCCGCCACGGCGCAAAATCCAGGTGCGAACCTCTTTTTCGCCGGCGGTGAAATAAAGCATTTGCCCGGAGGCGGTCATAATTTGCCGAATCACATGGTCTCGATCGACTTGTGCCAGGCCGAATTCTGCTTGAAATGCGGCCCGCTCTTCCGGGCTCATCGCGGCCAAATCCATTTCCAGCCGCAAGGGAACCGTGGCCCAAGCGAGCGCCGGTGCTCCGGTATCCACAGTGGAAGCGCTGGCCGGCGGCGGAAATTTATCGGCGGGATCATCATCGGCTAAATTCACCAACACCATTTTCGGCTTTTCGGTCAGCAGCCGAAACGAACGAGTGAACTTCCACTGCTCTTCCGAAAGTTGCGCCTCACGGGCGTGCTGGCCGGCTTCCAGCGTGGTCAGCAGAATTTTGAGCGCGGCCAGTTCGTGTTCTTCCAATTCCCGTTGATCTTTCGGACGCGGCTTTTTGAGCGATTCTTCCAATCGCTGCACGCGGCCGGAAACAATATCCAAATCGGCCAGCAACAAATCTTCCTCAAATGTGCGCAAATCAACCAGCGGATCGGCTCCCCCATGCGCCGCCACCGTGAGCAGCAAGCAGCCGGCTTCGCGAATGAGCGCCAGCCGAGCGGCATTGCCTTCGTGAGTGCGGCTGAGCCCGGGCGTGTCGACCACTTCCAGCGCCGCCATGGTGATTTTTTTGGGATGATAAATTCCGCACAGCGGCTCAATGCGGGCCTCGGGAATGGGCGCCATCGCGCTTTGCGAGAGATGCGCCTGGGCAGGATCGGCCTTGACGCCCGTCAACCACGTAAATAGCGTGCTTTTTCCCGAACCTTGATAACCGACAATTCCAATTTTCATGGAAAACTGTTCTACCGTTGCGCCTTCCGCGCTGTCCAGGGCGTGAAATCACGATCGGGTTATCCTCGCCGGCGTGCAGCGCGTGAAATCAACTTAACTTCGCCTAATCGCTACACGCGGCATTTCCGACATTCCCTGTGCGCCCTGCACCGCGGCGATAAATTTCCGCTCGTGCGTCGATGATGAACCGGGGCAGTCGGTTTGCGCCGTGAAACGAGCCTGGCTGCTACTGCCGCCGAATTTTTTGAGGAACTGCGACTATGTGGCGTTCATTCTTTTTGGCGATCGGCCTGTTTCTGCTGGTGCTGGGAGCGGAGTCGATGGTGATCGATCAGGCCACGCTCACCAACCCCAGCAGCGAAAGCGGTCCGGCCGAAATTACCGTCTCTCCGCCCGATTGGGTTCCCTGGAGCTTGGTTTCCGCCGGCGCGGTCACCATTCTGTATTCCTACACGCTGCCGCAAAAATTCAAGGGCTGAGCTGCCCACCGCCGGGCACAGCAAGCTTCCGTCCGGCAGGCACGGGAATTTTGGGTAGTGGGCCAATTTGATTTTTCAGGGTGGCTGGGGTCGAACGAAGTGAGTCCCCAGTCGCAGAAATTCCGGGGGCTCGGCGGCACTCGACCCCGGCCACCCAAACTGTTTCCATCAAATTTGGCCCGCTACCGAATTTTGCCGTGCCATTTCGTACGTGCAAATTCCGAGATCGGCCGCTTAGCAGGCGTCACTTTGCCACGGGGTTGCCGTTTTGATCCCATTCCACCCAATGGCCCACCGGCGTGCCGTGGAAAAAGTTATTGACCGCCCAGGGCTTGCCGTCTTCGTACCAGTAATCGACTTCGCCGTTCAACTGGTCATGAACGTACTTGCCGACGGAACGGACCTGGCCGTTATCGTACCACTCCGTGAAGGGCCCTTCGCGCAGGCCGTCTTTGGTCAATACTTCCAACTCCTTTTGGCCATTTTCGTGGTAAGTAATTTGCTTCCCCTGAAATACGCCGCGCTTGTAGTTCCAATCGTTCGCCAAAGGATGCACGGGCGGTTTTTGATCTGCCCCGCTGTCGCCCTCGGTTTTAGAAACAGCGGTTTGCGAATTCCCGTTGCCGCTGGTTTTATCTGTGTTTTTGTCGGCGCTTTTATCTGTGTTTTTATCTGTGTTTTTATCTTTTCCAGCGGTTTGGCCAGCACCAGCATTCGTCGGAGCAGCGTCTTTGTTGGCAGTATCTTGATTGGCGGTGCTTTTGCTTTCTTTTTCGCCGGCCTTGTCAGGGCCTTTCACGGTTGCATCGCTTGCGGGACTTTTTTTACCGGCATCGCCAGTGGCAGATTTGGAATCGGCAACCGGCTTGGCCGCACCCGAGGGTTGCTTTTTGCCGATGCCGTAATAATTGGCATC
This DNA window, taken from Pirellulales bacterium, encodes the following:
- a CDS encoding DUF933 domain-containing protein gives rise to the protein MKIGIVGYQGSGKSTLFTWLTGVKADPAQAHLSQSAMAPIPEARIEPLCGIYHPKKITMAALEVVDTPGLSRTHEGNAARLALIREAGCLLLTVAAHGGADPLVDLRTFEEDLLLADLDIVSGRVQRLEESLKKPRPKDQRELEEHELAALKILLTTLEAGQHAREAQLSEEQWKFTRSFRLLTEKPKMVLVNLADDDPADKFPPPASASTVDTGAPALAWATVPLRLEMDLAAMSPEERAAFQAEFGLAQVDRDHVIRQIMTASGQMLYFTAGEKEVRTWILRRGGAALEAAENIHTDLARGFIRAEVMRSEDLIRLGSEREIKAQGLVRQEPKDYVVQEGDILNIKFSV
- a CDS encoding PEP-CTERM sorting domain-containing protein; protein product: MGTYTRSQCVHTILAGLALAVCALVAFSARPVRAQLLAFPGADGAGALASGGRGGIVYHVTKLDTKFSDSGVGTLRYGLNDANFKDSGGNVIPRTIVFDVGGTIWLGRNPTDTEGWDTEDPMSIGSNVTLAGQTAPGGITIMGGGLKANGNNSIIRNVVIAPGYGTRSLNSTTGYADSYVFDGMNIHANNVIIDHVSTVFSTDEGISADEFANNVTVQYSDISQGQNYPQADAENPGTYTGHALGSLWQPGTNAKTSILHNLYAQQKGRLVRVGTETSKLTSGVGAINDIRNNVIYNWYDTAGTGASGQPSSNNFVGNFYLAGPGGDDNSGTTIISKAGGTSIFNGSSASVTGVYQSGNLKDTNKDGDANDGVTTTAADFTNSTLQANPYAVPVYGVTDSATAAYQNVLNYAGANWNNRNSIDARLVNEVRTGTGKITAFNDPTHGTDWNALLALRSVTNGGVGGTGAMIRSANFDSDGDGMPDAWEAAHGLNPNVADNNGDFDSDGYTNLEEYINELGEWPAPQPLVFNPAGGRFELSTSWNILWQPSRYDEAQINSGVCTITSVGQHANVVRLATSAGNVAEMDISGGWLKVESGVVIGNTPTSQGTLRLSGGELSTPLLTKGAAGQFFFTGGKLHADAVAFDLVNQGGVLAPGDTLGGFNASNVFVPGVHIGQTHVLGNLTLQSGSLEIELGSHTLSDSLTIDSLLTLGGTLDVELFNGFQPQVGDRWQIASAAGITGSFAAITTGFTLDQEGGNLFLVSQVPEPSSAILMLLGLLAVGSTAFRSTWTRKPIPVWASPSNFQKQANFKIRNDHAR